The Xiphophorus hellerii strain 12219 chromosome 5, Xiphophorus_hellerii-4.1, whole genome shotgun sequence genome window below encodes:
- the ubn2a gene encoding ubinuclein-2a isoform X2 codes for MAEPRKVQFVTLSAFAAGTAAESRKRRLDEEADFNFDRAGEAEAGGGAGGSASNGRLGKTGDRDKAAAERRATVRLNLSLSEPDERTSAEFNYGELIQNLQNKSNLPSLTSSLNRLNDDEEERERLEVEALAKKFENKYGNTGMKKRKDRMQDLIDIGFGYDETDPFIDNSEAYDELVPASLTTKLGGFYINTGTLQFRAASDSEGEEDKKLNNDKEQAMKKRKKNEVNCVEEKNLTMNKVTKQGVTTLNLHRPEKKKRKKLMKDSLYLAAMLRRFTREKEEIKKRNPSIDHLRLAAGTASKPPNPGNATQLPLASNSTHLQGGASTGNLPLTDLTSDPAVMSLLGSANEKELQDLLGDLDFSLLDTDQQHAVVTARENGIMGIGVPSLKAVGGSGQGRSLASSGGLFSPLPDGLPAPLIKRIEDLRAASRQFDQEGRKKFFTLDMNNILLDIELQVQEQPPGIRSDIYSHMEAFVPCNKEALLKRLKKLSLNIQDDRLRAPLLKLKLAVCSAMPEQIAKYNMECMAKVAKHQSGEGDRNGSEEEDDEKPGKRVMGPRKKFIWDDMLRTLLCNLVRVKLSCYEMENQCTLSVEDYLKAFLENEVKPLWPKGWMQTRILFKESLAVHGHLTGNLVRRRVVPGPKAKAKPPLMASPPEPICLSDSLDEDLTAPSLDSISHALALLSNASKGLGLADSPMSPPPLQMPTSSPPPVAPHYPAVSQLATSAAPTLQQHSLVKAEPTPLPPPPAASVGNVSGTSSSTSSSSSTPPVVSSMVRLHTPGLSLASRTADCHYGQVVKGCLAQTQRHVTMVTPSHRPAAAMGKMHPHPSPSPPKQRPPPTASPLLPPHQKSFTCPAGILGTLGGVSKSTVKPGGGVSSSSSNGGGALSGPVQPPSSSSPSSRSNSISHHVPQSFHPPSPAPSSSPSPTSQNKPQSHHHHQANFITPMQATLTKSSLSSNSSPIIKLTPRPPVPTPPPSSSPSPSSSPSHQLSHQQHQYASKTPKTFRTPFSVSGGGPVKPVPPVSCSFVQKPQPPPSSSANSKGDKTPPSSTASVLANQRQRVSVGGVIQSSKAGNGWAPSGTLATSATTSHLSQVSAAGSPLLTNHSALPLGFGMLGGLVPVSLPFQFPPLLNFSAPGAASAASMGSTPSSNSGYPLAQSDLMDLYKSLQSGSQAALPPHLQLAFSDSNQSQSGDMKRKTH; via the exons ATGGCCGAACCGAGAAAAGTGCAGTTTGTCACCCTGTCGGCCTTCGCAGCTGGAACAGCCGCGGAGTCTAGGAAACGCCGGCTGGATGAGGAGGCCGACTTCAACTTCGACAGAGCCGGGGAGGCTGAGGCAGGCGGCGGGGCAGGAGGCAGCGCCAGTAACGGTCGTCTCGGTAAAACCGGCGACAGGGACAAGGCTGCTGCCGAGAGGAGGGCGACCGTGCGGCTCAACCTGTCCCTGTCCGAGCCCGACGAGCGAACCTCCGCCGAGTTTAATTATGGCGAACTTATTCAGAACCTCCAG aataaaagcaatcTTCCAAGTCTGACCTCCTCCCTCAACCGCCTcaatgatgatgaggaggagcgTGAGCGGCTTGAGGTCGAAGCCCTGgcaaaaaagtttgaaaataaatat GGTAACACGGGTATGAAGAAGAGAAAAGACCGGATGCAAGATCTGATTGATATTGGGTTTGGTTATGATGAGACGGACCCATTTATAGACAACTCTGAAGCT TATGATGAGCTGGTGCCTGCCTCCCTGACCACAAAGCTCGGGGGGTTTTACATCAACACGGGCACGTTGCAGTTCAGAGCGGCCTCTGACTCAGAGGGAGAGGAGGACAAG AAGCTGAACAATGACAAGGAGCAGGcgatgaagaagaggaagaagaatgAAGTGAACTGTGTGGAAGAGAAGAACCTGACGATGAATAAAGTAACGAAACAAGG aGTGACGACTCTCAACCTCCACcgaccagagaagaagaagagaaagaaactgATGAAGGACTCGCTGTACCTGGCGGCCATGCTTCGCCGTTTCACCCGGGAAAAAGAAGAGATAAAGAAGCGAAATCCCAGCATAGATCATCTCCGTTTGGCAGCCGGTACTGCCAGCAAACCCCCAAACCCCGGCAACGCCACCCAACTCCCGTTAGCCTCCAACTCCACCCACCTTCAGGGCGGTGCGTCCACCGGCAACCTACCGCTCActgacctcacctctgaccccGCTGTGATGTCACTGCTGGGCTCCGCCAACGAGAAGGAGCTGCAGGATCTCCTGGGAGATCTAGACTTTAGCTTGTTGGACACTGACCAGCAGCACGCCGTGGTGACAGCCAGGGAGAACGGCATTATGGGTATTGGAGTTCCCTCCCTAAAAGCAGTGGGAGGAAGCGGCCAAGGACGAAGCCTGGCGTCTTCGGGCGGGTTGTTTTCTCCGCTGCCTGACGGACTTCCTGCTCCTCTAATTAAACGCATCGAGGACCTGCGGGCG GCCTCGCGGCAGTTTGATCAGGAGGGCAGGAAGAAATTTTTCACCCTGGACATGAATAACATCCTCCTGGA TATTGAGCTGCAGGTCCAGGAGCAGCCTCCTGGGATTCGCTCAGACATCTATTCGCACATGGAGGCGTTTGTGCCGTGCAACAAAGAGGCGCTCCTCAAGCGCCTGAAGAAGCTCAGCCTCAACATCCAG GACGACCGGCTGCGCGCGCCTCTGCTGAAGCTGAAATTGGCTGTTTGTAGCGCGATGCCTGAACAGATTGCAAAATATAACATGGAGTGCATGGCCAAAGTTGCAAA GCATCAGTCGGGGGAGGGGGATAGGAACGGCTCagaagaggaggatgatgagaaACCTGGAAAACGAGTGATGGGACCTAGAAAGAAGTTTATCTGGGACGACATGCTCAG GACGCTGCTGTGCAACCTGGTCCGTGTGAAGCTGAGCTGCTATGAGATGGAGAACCAGTGCACTCTGTCAGTGGAGGACTACCTCAAGGCCTTTTTGGAGAACGAGGTCAAACCACTGTGGCCCAAAGGCTGGATGCAGACCAG aatTTTGTTCAAGGAAAGCCTTGCAGTTCATGGTCACCTCACTGGAAACCT AGTCAGAAGGCGAGTGGTGCCAGGACCCAAGGCCAAAGCCAAG CCCCCCCTCATGGCGTCGCCCCCGGAGCCTATATGTCTGTCGGACTCTCTGGACGAGGACCTGACCGCTCCGTCTCTGGACTCCATCTCCCACGCTCTGGCGTTGCTTAGCAACGCCTCCAAGGGCCTGGGCCTGGCCGACAGCCCCATGTCGCCGCCCCCCCTCCAGATGCCCACCTCCTCGCCGCCGCCCGTCGCCCCCCACTATCCCGCCGTCTCCCAGTTGGCCACCTCGGCTGCACCCACGTTGCAGCAGCATTCCCTGGTGAAGGCGGAGcccactcctcttcctcctcctccggcTGCCTCTGTTGGGAATGTATCAGGAACATCTTCCTctacctcctcctcttcttctacTCCTCCTGTTGTCTCCTCCATGGTTCGCTTGCACACCCCCGGCCTCTCGTTGGCCTCCAGGACTGCAGATTGTCACTACGGGCAGGTGGTGAAGGGCTGCCTGGCTCAGACTCAGAGACACGTTACCATGGTGACGCCCAGTCACAGGCCAGCTGCAGCAATGGGGAAGATGCACCCGCATCCTTCTCCTTCGCCTCCGAAGCAGCGGCCTCCGCCCACTGCTTCCCCTCTGCTGCCCCCTCACCAGAAGAGCTTCACCTGCCCAGCAGGgatactgggaacactgggaggTGTTTCCAAGAGCACCGTCAAACCCGGCGGCGgcgtcagcagcagcagcagcaacggCGGCGGCGCCCTGAGTGGCCCCGTCCAGccgccttcctcctcctcgcctTCGTCGCGCTCCAACTCTATATCCCACCACGTCCCGCAGTCGTTCCACCCACCGTCCCCGGCCCCCTCCTCCTCGCCGTCCCCCACCTCCCAGAATAAACCCCAGTCGCACCATCACCACCAGGCCAACTTCATCACGCCCATGCAGGCCACTCTCACCAAGTCGTCCCTCAGCAGCAACTCGTCCCCCATCATCAAGCTCACCCCTCGGCCCCCTGTGCCCACGCCGCCCCCGTCTTCCTCCCCGTCCCCATCGTCCTCGCCGTCACACCAGCTCTCCCATCAGCAACACCAGTACGCTTCCAAAACCCCCAAAACCTTCCGGACCCCCTTCAGCGTGTCGGGCGGCGGCCCGGTGAAGCCGGTGCCGCCTGTCAGCTGCAGCTTCGTCCAGAAGCCTCAGCCGCCACCCAGCAGCAGCGCCAACAGTAAGGGAGATAAAACTCCGCCCTCTTCCACAGCTTCTGTCTTGGCCAATCAGAGGCAGAGGGTCTCGGTGGGCGGGGTCATCCAGAGCTCTAAGGCGGGAAATGGCTGGGCACCTTCAGGCACTCTGGCTACGTCTGCTACAACGTCGCATCTCTCACAG GTATCGGCTGCAGGCTCTCCTCTCCTCACCAACCACTCTGCTCTCCCTCTGGGCTTCGGCATGCTGGGAGGTCTGGTTCCCGTCTCTCTGCCCTTCCAGTTTCCCCCGTTACTAAATTTCAGCGCTCCTGGAGCTGCAAGTGCAGCTAGCATGGGCTCAACCCCCAGCTCCAACTCAGGATACCCTCTAGCACAGAGCGACCTAATGG ATCTGTATAAGAGCCTCCAGTCAGGGTCGCAGGCTGCCCTACCTCCTCACTTGCAGCTTGCTTTTTCAG ACTCGAACCAAAGCCAGAGTGGAGACATGAAGCGGAAAACCCACTGA
- the ubn2a gene encoding ubinuclein-2a isoform X1 gives MAEPRKVQFVTLSAFAAGTAAESRKRRLDEEADFNFDRAGEAEAGGGAGGSASNGRLGKTGDRDKAAAERRATVRLNLSLSEPDERTSAEFNYGELIQNLQNKSNLPSLTSSLNRLNDDEEERERLEVEALAKKFENKYGNTGMKKRKDRMQDLIDIGFGYDETDPFIDNSEAYDELVPASLTTKLGGFYINTGTLQFRAASDSEGEEDKKLNNDKEQAMKKRKKNEVNCVEEKNLTMNKVTKQGVTTLNLHRPEKKKRKKLMKDSLYLAAMLRRFTREKEEIKKRNPSIDHLRLAAGTASKPPNPGNATQLPLASNSTHLQGGASTGNLPLTDLTSDPAVMSLLGSANEKELQDLLGDLDFSLLDTDQQHAVVTARENGIMGIGVPSLKAVGGSGQGRSLASSGGLFSPLPDGLPAPLIKRIEDLRAASRQFDQEGRKKFFTLDMNNILLDIELQVQEQPPGIRSDIYSHMEAFVPCNKEALLKRLKKLSLNIQDDRLRAPLLKLKLAVCSAMPEQIAKYNMECMAKVAKHQSGEGDRNGSEEEDDEKPGKRVMGPRKKFIWDDMLRTLLCNLVRVKLSCYEMENQCTLSVEDYLKAFLENEVKPLWPKGWMQTRILFKESLAVHGHLTGNLVRRRVVPGPKAKAKDGLWINKLPLTMTSNPAVTSARQPPLMASPPEPICLSDSLDEDLTAPSLDSISHALALLSNASKGLGLADSPMSPPPLQMPTSSPPPVAPHYPAVSQLATSAAPTLQQHSLVKAEPTPLPPPPAASVGNVSGTSSSTSSSSSTPPVVSSMVRLHTPGLSLASRTADCHYGQVVKGCLAQTQRHVTMVTPSHRPAAAMGKMHPHPSPSPPKQRPPPTASPLLPPHQKSFTCPAGILGTLGGVSKSTVKPGGGVSSSSSNGGGALSGPVQPPSSSSPSSRSNSISHHVPQSFHPPSPAPSSSPSPTSQNKPQSHHHHQANFITPMQATLTKSSLSSNSSPIIKLTPRPPVPTPPPSSSPSPSSSPSHQLSHQQHQYASKTPKTFRTPFSVSGGGPVKPVPPVSCSFVQKPQPPPSSSANSKGDKTPPSSTASVLANQRQRVSVGGVIQSSKAGNGWAPSGTLATSATTSHLSQVSAAGSPLLTNHSALPLGFGMLGGLVPVSLPFQFPPLLNFSAPGAASAASMGSTPSSNSGYPLAQSDLMDLYKSLQSGSQAALPPHLQLAFSDSNQSQSGDMKRKTH, from the exons ATGGCCGAACCGAGAAAAGTGCAGTTTGTCACCCTGTCGGCCTTCGCAGCTGGAACAGCCGCGGAGTCTAGGAAACGCCGGCTGGATGAGGAGGCCGACTTCAACTTCGACAGAGCCGGGGAGGCTGAGGCAGGCGGCGGGGCAGGAGGCAGCGCCAGTAACGGTCGTCTCGGTAAAACCGGCGACAGGGACAAGGCTGCTGCCGAGAGGAGGGCGACCGTGCGGCTCAACCTGTCCCTGTCCGAGCCCGACGAGCGAACCTCCGCCGAGTTTAATTATGGCGAACTTATTCAGAACCTCCAG aataaaagcaatcTTCCAAGTCTGACCTCCTCCCTCAACCGCCTcaatgatgatgaggaggagcgTGAGCGGCTTGAGGTCGAAGCCCTGgcaaaaaagtttgaaaataaatat GGTAACACGGGTATGAAGAAGAGAAAAGACCGGATGCAAGATCTGATTGATATTGGGTTTGGTTATGATGAGACGGACCCATTTATAGACAACTCTGAAGCT TATGATGAGCTGGTGCCTGCCTCCCTGACCACAAAGCTCGGGGGGTTTTACATCAACACGGGCACGTTGCAGTTCAGAGCGGCCTCTGACTCAGAGGGAGAGGAGGACAAG AAGCTGAACAATGACAAGGAGCAGGcgatgaagaagaggaagaagaatgAAGTGAACTGTGTGGAAGAGAAGAACCTGACGATGAATAAAGTAACGAAACAAGG aGTGACGACTCTCAACCTCCACcgaccagagaagaagaagagaaagaaactgATGAAGGACTCGCTGTACCTGGCGGCCATGCTTCGCCGTTTCACCCGGGAAAAAGAAGAGATAAAGAAGCGAAATCCCAGCATAGATCATCTCCGTTTGGCAGCCGGTACTGCCAGCAAACCCCCAAACCCCGGCAACGCCACCCAACTCCCGTTAGCCTCCAACTCCACCCACCTTCAGGGCGGTGCGTCCACCGGCAACCTACCGCTCActgacctcacctctgaccccGCTGTGATGTCACTGCTGGGCTCCGCCAACGAGAAGGAGCTGCAGGATCTCCTGGGAGATCTAGACTTTAGCTTGTTGGACACTGACCAGCAGCACGCCGTGGTGACAGCCAGGGAGAACGGCATTATGGGTATTGGAGTTCCCTCCCTAAAAGCAGTGGGAGGAAGCGGCCAAGGACGAAGCCTGGCGTCTTCGGGCGGGTTGTTTTCTCCGCTGCCTGACGGACTTCCTGCTCCTCTAATTAAACGCATCGAGGACCTGCGGGCG GCCTCGCGGCAGTTTGATCAGGAGGGCAGGAAGAAATTTTTCACCCTGGACATGAATAACATCCTCCTGGA TATTGAGCTGCAGGTCCAGGAGCAGCCTCCTGGGATTCGCTCAGACATCTATTCGCACATGGAGGCGTTTGTGCCGTGCAACAAAGAGGCGCTCCTCAAGCGCCTGAAGAAGCTCAGCCTCAACATCCAG GACGACCGGCTGCGCGCGCCTCTGCTGAAGCTGAAATTGGCTGTTTGTAGCGCGATGCCTGAACAGATTGCAAAATATAACATGGAGTGCATGGCCAAAGTTGCAAA GCATCAGTCGGGGGAGGGGGATAGGAACGGCTCagaagaggaggatgatgagaaACCTGGAAAACGAGTGATGGGACCTAGAAAGAAGTTTATCTGGGACGACATGCTCAG GACGCTGCTGTGCAACCTGGTCCGTGTGAAGCTGAGCTGCTATGAGATGGAGAACCAGTGCACTCTGTCAGTGGAGGACTACCTCAAGGCCTTTTTGGAGAACGAGGTCAAACCACTGTGGCCCAAAGGCTGGATGCAGACCAG aatTTTGTTCAAGGAAAGCCTTGCAGTTCATGGTCACCTCACTGGAAACCT AGTCAGAAGGCGAGTGGTGCCAGGACCCAAGGCCAAAGCCAAG GACGGTTTGTGGATCAACAAGCTGCCTCTCACTATGACCTCTAACCCTGCTGTGACCTCCGCCCGCCAGCCCCCCCTCATGGCGTCGCCCCCGGAGCCTATATGTCTGTCGGACTCTCTGGACGAGGACCTGACCGCTCCGTCTCTGGACTCCATCTCCCACGCTCTGGCGTTGCTTAGCAACGCCTCCAAGGGCCTGGGCCTGGCCGACAGCCCCATGTCGCCGCCCCCCCTCCAGATGCCCACCTCCTCGCCGCCGCCCGTCGCCCCCCACTATCCCGCCGTCTCCCAGTTGGCCACCTCGGCTGCACCCACGTTGCAGCAGCATTCCCTGGTGAAGGCGGAGcccactcctcttcctcctcctccggcTGCCTCTGTTGGGAATGTATCAGGAACATCTTCCTctacctcctcctcttcttctacTCCTCCTGTTGTCTCCTCCATGGTTCGCTTGCACACCCCCGGCCTCTCGTTGGCCTCCAGGACTGCAGATTGTCACTACGGGCAGGTGGTGAAGGGCTGCCTGGCTCAGACTCAGAGACACGTTACCATGGTGACGCCCAGTCACAGGCCAGCTGCAGCAATGGGGAAGATGCACCCGCATCCTTCTCCTTCGCCTCCGAAGCAGCGGCCTCCGCCCACTGCTTCCCCTCTGCTGCCCCCTCACCAGAAGAGCTTCACCTGCCCAGCAGGgatactgggaacactgggaggTGTTTCCAAGAGCACCGTCAAACCCGGCGGCGgcgtcagcagcagcagcagcaacggCGGCGGCGCCCTGAGTGGCCCCGTCCAGccgccttcctcctcctcgcctTCGTCGCGCTCCAACTCTATATCCCACCACGTCCCGCAGTCGTTCCACCCACCGTCCCCGGCCCCCTCCTCCTCGCCGTCCCCCACCTCCCAGAATAAACCCCAGTCGCACCATCACCACCAGGCCAACTTCATCACGCCCATGCAGGCCACTCTCACCAAGTCGTCCCTCAGCAGCAACTCGTCCCCCATCATCAAGCTCACCCCTCGGCCCCCTGTGCCCACGCCGCCCCCGTCTTCCTCCCCGTCCCCATCGTCCTCGCCGTCACACCAGCTCTCCCATCAGCAACACCAGTACGCTTCCAAAACCCCCAAAACCTTCCGGACCCCCTTCAGCGTGTCGGGCGGCGGCCCGGTGAAGCCGGTGCCGCCTGTCAGCTGCAGCTTCGTCCAGAAGCCTCAGCCGCCACCCAGCAGCAGCGCCAACAGTAAGGGAGATAAAACTCCGCCCTCTTCCACAGCTTCTGTCTTGGCCAATCAGAGGCAGAGGGTCTCGGTGGGCGGGGTCATCCAGAGCTCTAAGGCGGGAAATGGCTGGGCACCTTCAGGCACTCTGGCTACGTCTGCTACAACGTCGCATCTCTCACAG GTATCGGCTGCAGGCTCTCCTCTCCTCACCAACCACTCTGCTCTCCCTCTGGGCTTCGGCATGCTGGGAGGTCTGGTTCCCGTCTCTCTGCCCTTCCAGTTTCCCCCGTTACTAAATTTCAGCGCTCCTGGAGCTGCAAGTGCAGCTAGCATGGGCTCAACCCCCAGCTCCAACTCAGGATACCCTCTAGCACAGAGCGACCTAATGG ATCTGTATAAGAGCCTCCAGTCAGGGTCGCAGGCTGCCCTACCTCCTCACTTGCAGCTTGCTTTTTCAG ACTCGAACCAAAGCCAGAGTGGAGACATGAAGCGGAAAACCCACTGA